A genomic segment from Streptomyces sp. NBC_00654 encodes:
- a CDS encoding nucleotidyltransferase domain-containing protein translates to MSIMMSAEDVLDILDLLGNAGVDVWLDGGWGVDALLGRQTRAHDDLDIVVRHSDRDRYTDVMANASFTLWHDGGPFNWVLSDTADRRVDVHLVDLSTTLPDERGNLVHGPNGLAYPVGSLDGSGTVLGRTVACGTAEFQVQSHTGYAIDDNDIRDVLALHRRFGMPLPPPYADLAAGA, encoded by the coding sequence ATGAGCATCATGATGAGCGCCGAAGACGTGCTGGACATCCTCGACCTTCTCGGCAACGCCGGGGTGGACGTGTGGCTCGACGGGGGCTGGGGCGTGGACGCCCTGCTCGGCAGGCAGACCCGCGCACACGACGATCTCGACATCGTGGTCCGGCACTCCGACCGGGACCGGTACACCGACGTCATGGCGAACGCCTCCTTCACGCTCTGGCACGACGGCGGCCCCTTCAACTGGGTGCTGAGCGACACGGCGGACCGGCGGGTCGACGTCCACCTCGTGGACCTCTCCACGACCCTTCCCGACGAACGGGGCAACCTCGTCCACGGCCCCAACGGCCTTGCCTATCCCGTGGGTTCCCTCGACGGAAGCGGTACGGTCCTGGGCCGGACGGTGGCCTGCGGGACCGCCGAGTTCCAGGTGCAGTCGCACACCGGCTACGCCATCGACGACAACGACATCCGCGATGTGCTGGCACTGCACCGGCGCTTCGGCATGCCGCTGCCGCCGCCGTACGCCGACCTGGCCGCCGGGGCCTGA
- a CDS encoding helix-turn-helix domain-containing protein, protein MHRLVRTGGTPELLRWLSGRAGGWAGLVDGDGTVLHAASAAPAPHLPAPDAPDAAELAAEGARALTARGAQAHSLDSATHTALLFPLDAPPAPALAVVVPRPVPAGLTALLADALAPVALCWRAETVERKRRRVDLAESRGREAVLHLLMTGQLSIAHQVAGALRPRLPDPVRVCVVECAGGQRDEVARVCAEADGGRSWIVRCPVYASHLILVMPAGGKGDEPLDENVAALVADCVVGVSEQLPLPDTATGYRQAFHALAVARGLPGRHARFGASPEPALVVGRAGALWADALLAPLLHHLPRRSQDPGSQELAATAASWLSFSTHATEHLKVHRNTLAARLKLIGELLGLDLGTLADQAALDLALRIRATPAPHRAAAGTAPGGETAETAGTTGTKGTTGATGTAGTAEAAHDLEEILRRPAVRAWATQQLRPLDTVDTPAPDTARATLRTWLDREAQLGPTAAALGISVPGARKRLARLETVLRRSLLQAPSARYDLWLAFRALELEPAPEAATS, encoded by the coding sequence ATGCACCGGCTGGTGCGCACCGGCGGCACGCCCGAGCTGCTGCGCTGGCTGTCGGGACGCGCGGGCGGCTGGGCCGGTCTCGTCGACGGCGACGGCACCGTACTGCACGCGGCATCCGCCGCCCCGGCCCCGCACCTCCCGGCCCCCGACGCCCCCGACGCCGCCGAGCTGGCGGCCGAGGGCGCACGGGCCCTGACGGCACGCGGCGCCCAGGCGCACTCCCTCGATTCGGCCACGCACACCGCGCTGCTGTTCCCGCTCGACGCACCGCCCGCCCCGGCGCTGGCCGTCGTCGTCCCCCGGCCCGTGCCCGCCGGGCTCACCGCCCTGCTGGCCGACGCGCTGGCGCCGGTGGCCCTGTGCTGGCGGGCCGAGACGGTCGAACGCAAGCGGCGCCGGGTCGACCTCGCGGAGTCGCGGGGCCGGGAGGCGGTGCTGCACCTGCTGATGACGGGCCAGCTGTCCATCGCCCACCAGGTGGCCGGCGCGCTGCGCCCCAGGCTCCCCGACCCGGTGCGGGTGTGCGTCGTGGAGTGTGCGGGCGGGCAGCGCGACGAGGTGGCGCGGGTCTGCGCGGAGGCGGACGGCGGCCGCTCCTGGATCGTGCGGTGTCCCGTCTACGCCAGCCACCTCATCCTCGTCATGCCCGCGGGAGGGAAGGGGGACGAACCGCTCGACGAGAACGTCGCCGCTCTCGTGGCCGACTGCGTCGTGGGTGTCAGCGAACAGCTGCCGCTCCCGGACACCGCGACCGGATACCGCCAGGCCTTCCACGCCCTCGCCGTCGCCCGTGGGCTCCCCGGCCGGCACGCCAGGTTCGGGGCCTCGCCGGAACCGGCACTCGTCGTCGGCCGGGCCGGCGCGCTGTGGGCCGACGCCTTGCTCGCCCCGCTCCTGCACCACCTGCCACGCCGCTCGCAGGACCCGGGAAGCCAGGAACTGGCGGCCACCGCCGCGTCCTGGCTGTCCTTCTCGACCCACGCCACGGAGCACCTGAAGGTCCACCGCAACACCCTGGCCGCCCGGCTCAAGCTCATCGGCGAACTGCTCGGCCTCGACCTGGGCACCCTCGCCGACCAGGCCGCCCTGGACCTGGCCCTCCGCATCCGGGCCACCCCGGCCCCCCACCGGGCGGCCGCCGGGACGGCGCCGGGCGGGGAAACAGCAGAAACGGCGGGAACGACAGGAACAAAAGGAACAACAGGGGCGACAGGAACAGCGGGAACGGCAGAGGCGGCGCACGACCTCGAAGAGATCCTGCGCCGCCCCGCCGTCCGCGCCTGGGCAACCCAGCAACTGCGCCCCCTGGACACGGTGGACACACCCGCCCCGGACACCGCCCGTGCCACCCTGCGCACCTGGCTGGACCGCGAGGCCCAGCTCGGCCCGACCGCCGCCGCGCTCGGCATCTCCGTACCCGGGGCCCGCAAACGCCTGGCCCGGCTCGAAACCGTGCTCCGGCGCTCGCTGCTCCAGGCCCCGAGCGCCCGCTACGACCTGTGGCTGGCGTTCAGGGCACTGGAGCTCGAACCGGCGCCGGAGGCCGCTACTTCGTGA
- a CDS encoding YncE family protein, whose protein sequence is MRTRRISTATALAVLFSSVVLVGGAANPAAADSSASLPITSSGDIVVDGVHHRVFISDPKSGKVVATDYSGKVVGTISSLPGVLGLELSKDSGTVYAAVPGDGSIAAIDTASLTESKRYALGKGIEPKYPALAGGKLWFGFNALDVAYRGQIGSIDLTVPEATVTLPEGGGNSWYSAPRLASDPAAPNVLAAAQEGSSFITLAVYDVAEGTPQRVAYGPDSSGGEYQSYLSDFDVTPDGKQLLVTGGGSPYQAQAYSTSDLSRVGAYNTGSHGAAVAVAPDGMVAAGTTQSSPDVFVYKQGAAKPLRTYDIPYSTGSITATNDLHEAGLAWAPDRSRVFAVTTNVYSDVYALRVLTDPTKSAVSLTVNAPSKATRAKKLTVTGKAASGAAFPAGTKVSVVRTDVDSPKGKSLGSVSLASNGTFSFTDTPPAGGTVTYRVAYAGDATHSAASGADSVAVSRAATSLTLNRNKDVYSYGKDVSFTAHLGKTYKNRVVELWVDPFGSDKPKKLAKKGKVNSKGNLSVTVDMKRDTTVTAVFAGDARSASKSVRSTAYAKVKVSTSLSKQYKTAKIGKTSYAYFHKKKNPVFTNTMSYYKGRSHKLSLELYYQGKWYDAGQQYFKLGTNGKSIVTLTGTHETGYKMRVRASYVNGSSGDSVNSTTHGAWKYFIFTK, encoded by the coding sequence GTGCGTACGCGCAGAATCTCGACCGCGACAGCGCTCGCGGTCCTCTTCAGCTCCGTAGTACTGGTCGGCGGTGCGGCGAACCCGGCCGCCGCCGACTCCAGTGCGTCGCTGCCGATCACATCGAGCGGCGACATCGTGGTGGACGGCGTCCACCACCGGGTCTTCATCAGTGACCCGAAGTCGGGCAAGGTCGTCGCGACCGACTACAGCGGCAAGGTCGTCGGCACGATCTCCTCCCTGCCCGGCGTGCTCGGACTCGAACTGTCCAAGGACTCCGGCACCGTGTACGCGGCGGTGCCCGGCGACGGATCGATCGCCGCGATCGACACCGCCTCCCTCACCGAGAGCAAGCGGTACGCGCTCGGCAAGGGCATCGAGCCGAAGTATCCGGCTCTCGCGGGCGGCAAGCTCTGGTTCGGCTTCAACGCCCTGGACGTCGCCTACCGGGGCCAGATCGGTTCGATCGACCTGACTGTTCCGGAAGCCACCGTGACGCTTCCCGAGGGCGGGGGGAACAGCTGGTACTCGGCCCCGAGGCTGGCCTCCGACCCCGCCGCACCCAACGTGCTGGCCGCCGCCCAGGAGGGCAGCAGCTTCATCACGCTCGCGGTGTACGACGTGGCGGAGGGGACGCCCCAGCGCGTGGCCTACGGCCCCGACAGCTCCGGCGGCGAGTACCAGTCCTACCTGTCCGACTTCGACGTCACACCGGACGGCAAGCAGCTGCTGGTGACGGGCGGCGGGTCCCCGTACCAGGCGCAGGCGTACTCGACCTCGGACCTGTCCCGGGTGGGCGCGTACAACACCGGCAGTCACGGCGCGGCGGTGGCCGTCGCGCCGGACGGCATGGTGGCCGCCGGGACGACCCAGTCGTCCCCCGACGTCTTCGTCTACAAGCAGGGCGCCGCAAAGCCGCTGCGCACCTACGACATCCCGTACTCGACCGGCAGCATCACGGCGACCAACGACCTCCATGAGGCGGGTCTCGCCTGGGCGCCGGACCGCAGCCGGGTCTTCGCCGTCACGACCAACGTGTACAGCGACGTCTACGCCCTGCGGGTGCTGACCGACCCGACCAAGTCGGCGGTGAGCCTCACGGTGAACGCGCCGTCCAAGGCGACCCGCGCCAAGAAGCTCACGGTGACCGGCAAGGCCGCGTCCGGGGCGGCGTTCCCGGCGGGCACCAAGGTCTCCGTCGTGCGCACCGACGTCGACTCACCGAAGGGCAAGTCGCTCGGCTCGGTGTCTCTGGCGTCGAACGGCACGTTCTCGTTCACCGACACCCCGCCCGCCGGCGGCACGGTGACGTACCGGGTCGCCTACGCGGGCGACGCGACGCACTCCGCCGCCTCCGGGGCCGACTCGGTCGCCGTCTCCCGCGCCGCGACCTCGCTGACGCTGAACCGGAACAAGGACGTCTACTCGTACGGCAAGGACGTCTCGTTCACGGCGCACCTCGGCAAGACGTACAAGAACCGCGTCGTCGAGCTGTGGGTGGACCCCTTCGGCTCGGACAAGCCGAAGAAGCTGGCCAAGAAGGGCAAGGTCAACTCCAAGGGGAACCTGTCCGTCACGGTCGACATGAAGCGCGACACGACGGTCACCGCCGTGTTCGCCGGGGATGCCCGGAGCGCGTCGAAGTCGGTCAGGTCGACCGCGTACGCGAAGGTGAAGGTCTCGACCTCCCTCTCCAAGCAGTACAAGACGGCGAAGATCGGCAAGACGTCGTACGCGTACTTCCACAAGAAGAAGAACCCGGTCTTCACGAACACCATGAGCTACTACAAGGGCCGCTCGCACAAGCTGTCCCTGGAGCTCTACTACCAGGGCAAGTGGTACGACGCGGGCCAGCAGTACTTCAAGCTGGGCACCAACGGGAAGTCGATCGTGACGCTCACCGGTACCCACGAGACCGGCTACAAGATGCGGGTACGCGCCTCGTACGTGAACGGTTCCTCGGGTGACAGCGTGAACTCGACGACCCACGGCGCCTGGAAGTACTTCATCTTCACGAAGTAG
- a CDS encoding glycoside hydrolase family 19 protein, whose product MVKRVMSLLAALGAIVATIVVLPASTAVAADCAPAWNSSSVYTGGGSASYNGHNWSAKWWTQNETPGTSDVWADKGACGGGTDPGEPNPSGFVVSEAQFNQMFPNRNSFYTYSGLTAALSAYPAFANTGSDTVKRQEAAAFLANVSHETGGLVHIVEQNQSNYPHYCDATQPYGCPAGQAAYYGRGPIQLSWNFNYKAAGDALGIDLLGNPYLVEQNASVAWKTGLWYWNTQNGPGTMTPHNAMVNGAGFGETIRSINGSLECNGGNPGQVQSRIDKYTAFTQILGTTTGSNLSC is encoded by the coding sequence GTGGTCAAACGCGTCATGAGTCTTCTGGCCGCACTCGGCGCGATCGTCGCGACGATCGTCGTTCTCCCCGCCTCCACGGCCGTGGCGGCCGACTGCGCCCCGGCCTGGAACTCCTCGTCCGTGTACACGGGCGGCGGGTCCGCCTCGTACAACGGGCACAACTGGTCCGCCAAGTGGTGGACCCAGAACGAGACTCCGGGCACCTCGGACGTCTGGGCGGACAAGGGCGCCTGCGGCGGCGGTACGGACCCGGGTGAGCCCAACCCCTCGGGCTTCGTCGTCAGCGAGGCGCAGTTCAACCAGATGTTCCCGAACCGGAATTCGTTCTACACCTACAGCGGTCTGACCGCCGCGCTGAGCGCCTACCCGGCCTTCGCCAACACCGGCAGCGACACGGTCAAGCGCCAGGAGGCGGCGGCGTTCCTCGCCAACGTCAGCCACGAGACCGGTGGTCTGGTGCACATCGTCGAGCAGAACCAGTCCAACTACCCGCACTACTGCGACGCGACCCAGCCCTACGGCTGCCCGGCGGGACAGGCCGCCTACTACGGCCGTGGTCCCATCCAGCTCAGCTGGAACTTCAACTACAAGGCGGCGGGTGACGCCCTCGGCATCGACCTGCTCGGCAACCCGTACCTGGTGGAGCAGAACGCTTCCGTGGCCTGGAAGACCGGCCTCTGGTACTGGAACACGCAGAACGGCCCCGGCACCATGACGCCCCACAACGCCATGGTCAACGGCGCCGGTTTCGGCGAGACGATCCGCTCGATCAACGGCAGCCTGGAGTGCAACGGCGGCAACCCCGGCCAGGTCCAGAGCCGCATCGACAAGTACACGGCCTTCACCCAGATCCTCGGCACGACCACCGGTTCGAACCTGAGCTGCTGA
- a CDS encoding CHAT domain-containing tetratricopeptide repeat protein, which yields MRDRGGAMMSVALRMLHMPTFDEVLAAIDQVPESQRLDLAASLRSMSEIHRDIGRPVFADLGDFLATLCTRDVPGGSGDKHPEPEPEPEPVPVPEQGRPGGRWRGFGQGRRNDRRKAREEGREEAREGRDEARERSLPAEPQDFRTLIRMAHAADSPLTAHTLLRRHRHLLPPSPVRAVLHLIGDDTEARNTYAHVMGALALLAEDGAGRVTARSDWATHLRARGRYRRALFHASRAVAEQRAAGDSGSLTNAYLGLAAVLAEMGDAVAAAQVYVDAVAAVEADGTVDRPHEKALRVECAGALAGVHRYREALRQLDAAQALPDAPAGVPLHTPVAILALHARVWREAGALGAATDVYRRILEAVDRAHPSQEAVWYETVLELAGCLEERGRGREAAELVEESVLTGERTDSRFLAPLRHELGRVHIRQGRFAEAARQLLLSLFAGMTPGPFWPGVGNVFVALGDLAREDDRPEEAAGYYRDALLFEPGSAAGTGGPGSVAATGGPGSGEGERSAVHVTERLLLVLPEGEERDGLTDVVTTGCARIRERLDRLDAVDGVPPLRMRVMERLWQVSEDDGERRELARELRSGIEGAVERDAWSALKELAVRAAGVVADSEGAEGEVALLRTVLAHEERQGRSEDSMWVRLPLARLLAGLPGHDQEAFDELWTCRELLGKRGVFGPVRMSSDELAGQALPVYEELIGLLLDRGERLSLPDGGTAEQLAFVLHEEGKSRSVVEGLALHPLPPPLGVSREVLAEEAGLLLTVRRILAGLESGAPTARVGASYVTSFQQRLDSISASIGRVAPGYERLRRALGADVRDAARLVERHAPDEGMLLVSYFVGHRETFCFVIASGELRLRTYRIALGRAELHTRVEAVRRLVDGDGSVFPSIPPIRPRRPVPLPLEELSALLLPFQDALGDRELICAAPHGPLAVLPLTALRLADGAYVGERAATVYAPSVSALEYLLGAGPVPRGRALCVNVAADEDLAASGDTDFESYRLPGADGWQVTELSGLAATPHAVLSAFEECDLAYVACHGYAGGSDPRDAALILSDGRRRPSRDLSTGSPDALPFLLRARELTTPRGLPGTVVLRACSAGWQAPAHRGEDFTGLTRSLFREGTRTVVAPVWRVYSRSSAELLDLFIRNRMAGLPVWKAMWRAQQSFLTDTERPYLSHPYHWAGFVPLGDWR from the coding sequence ATGAGGGACCGGGGCGGCGCGATGATGAGCGTCGCGCTGCGCATGCTGCACATGCCCACCTTCGACGAGGTCCTGGCGGCCATCGACCAGGTTCCGGAGTCGCAACGGCTCGATCTGGCCGCGTCGTTGAGGTCGATGTCGGAGATCCACCGGGACATCGGGCGGCCCGTCTTCGCCGATCTGGGGGACTTCCTCGCCACGCTCTGCACGCGGGACGTGCCCGGCGGTTCCGGCGACAAACACCCGGAGCCGGAGCCGGAGCCGGAGCCGGTCCCGGTCCCCGAGCAGGGCCGCCCTGGAGGCCGGTGGCGCGGATTCGGGCAGGGCCGGCGGAACGACCGGCGGAAAGCCCGGGAGGAGGGCCGGGAGGAAGCCCGGGAAGGCCGGGACGAAGCCCGGGAGAGGAGCCTGCCGGCGGAGCCCCAGGACTTCCGGACGCTGATACGGATGGCCCACGCCGCCGACAGCCCGCTCACCGCCCATACGCTGCTGCGCCGCCACCGGCACCTGCTGCCGCCCTCCCCGGTGCGGGCCGTGCTCCACCTCATCGGCGACGACACCGAGGCGCGGAACACCTACGCCCATGTGATGGGCGCCCTCGCCCTGCTGGCCGAGGACGGAGCGGGACGTGTCACCGCCCGGTCCGACTGGGCGACGCACCTGCGCGCCCGGGGGCGGTACCGAAGGGCGCTGTTCCATGCCTCGCGGGCCGTGGCGGAGCAGCGTGCCGCCGGGGATTCCGGCTCCCTCACGAACGCGTATCTGGGGCTGGCCGCCGTCCTGGCCGAGATGGGTGACGCGGTGGCCGCGGCACAGGTGTACGTCGACGCGGTCGCCGCGGTGGAGGCCGACGGCACCGTGGACCGGCCCCATGAGAAGGCGCTCCGGGTCGAATGCGCCGGTGCCCTGGCCGGGGTGCACCGCTACCGCGAGGCGCTCCGGCAGCTCGACGCGGCGCAGGCCCTGCCCGACGCCCCCGCCGGCGTTCCGCTGCACACCCCGGTCGCCATCCTGGCTCTGCACGCCCGGGTCTGGCGGGAGGCGGGTGCGCTCGGGGCGGCCACCGATGTCTACCGCCGGATTCTCGAAGCCGTCGACCGGGCGCATCCGTCGCAGGAGGCGGTCTGGTACGAGACGGTGCTGGAGCTCGCCGGGTGCCTGGAGGAGCGGGGCAGGGGCCGGGAGGCCGCGGAGCTGGTGGAGGAGTCCGTCCTCACCGGTGAACGGACGGACTCCCGCTTCCTCGCCCCGCTGCGGCACGAGCTGGGCCGGGTCCACATCCGGCAGGGCCGGTTCGCCGAGGCCGCGCGGCAGTTGCTGCTGAGTCTGTTCGCCGGAATGACGCCCGGCCCCTTCTGGCCCGGCGTGGGGAACGTCTTCGTGGCGCTGGGCGATCTCGCCCGCGAGGACGACCGCCCGGAGGAGGCCGCGGGCTACTACCGGGACGCGCTGCTCTTCGAACCGGGAAGCGCCGCAGGTACGGGAGGCCCGGGAAGCGTCGCAGCCACGGGAGGCCCGGGAAGCGGGGAAGGGGAGCGGTCCGCCGTCCATGTCACGGAGCGTCTTCTCCTCGTGCTTCCCGAGGGCGAGGAGAGGGACGGGCTCACCGACGTGGTCACCACCGGCTGCGCCCGCATCCGTGAACGGCTCGACAGGCTCGATGCCGTCGACGGTGTCCCGCCGCTCCGGATGCGGGTCATGGAGCGGCTGTGGCAGGTCTCCGAGGACGACGGGGAACGCCGGGAGCTGGCGCGCGAACTGCGGTCCGGCATCGAGGGGGCCGTCGAGCGCGACGCCTGGAGCGCCCTGAAGGAACTGGCGGTCCGGGCCGCCGGGGTGGTGGCGGACAGCGAGGGCGCCGAAGGTGAGGTGGCCCTGCTGCGCACCGTCCTGGCCCATGAGGAGAGGCAGGGCCGCTCCGAGGACAGCATGTGGGTCAGGCTCCCGCTGGCCCGGCTGCTCGCCGGGCTCCCCGGCCATGACCAGGAAGCGTTCGACGAACTGTGGACCTGCCGTGAACTGCTGGGGAAACGCGGTGTCTTCGGTCCGGTCCGGATGTCCAGCGACGAGCTGGCGGGCCAGGCACTGCCCGTGTACGAGGAACTGATCGGGCTGCTCCTGGACCGGGGGGAGCGGCTGAGCCTGCCGGACGGCGGCACGGCCGAACAGCTCGCGTTCGTCCTGCACGAGGAGGGGAAGTCCCGTTCCGTGGTCGAGGGGCTGGCCCTCCATCCGCTGCCGCCGCCCCTGGGGGTGTCCCGGGAGGTGCTGGCGGAGGAGGCCGGACTGCTCCTGACCGTGCGCCGGATTCTGGCGGGTCTGGAGAGCGGGGCGCCGACGGCCCGCGTCGGTGCCTCGTACGTGACGTCGTTCCAGCAGCGGCTCGACAGCATCAGCGCGTCCATCGGCAGGGTCGCCCCGGGGTACGAGCGGCTGCGCCGCGCCCTCGGCGCCGATGTGCGGGACGCCGCCCGGCTGGTGGAGCGGCACGCACCGGACGAGGGGATGCTCCTCGTCTCGTACTTCGTGGGGCACCGCGAGACGTTCTGCTTCGTCATCGCCTCGGGCGAACTCCGGCTGCGCACCTACCGCATCGCGCTGGGCCGGGCGGAGCTGCACACGAGGGTGGAGGCCGTGAGGCGGCTGGTGGACGGGGACGGGTCCGTGTTCCCCAGCATTCCGCCCATCCGGCCCCGCCGCCCGGTGCCGCTGCCCCTGGAGGAGCTGTCCGCGTTGCTGCTGCCGTTCCAGGACGCGCTGGGTGACCGGGAGCTGATCTGTGCGGCGCCGCACGGTCCGCTCGCCGTTCTTCCGCTCACCGCGCTCCGGCTGGCGGACGGGGCGTACGTCGGGGAGCGCGCGGCCACGGTGTACGCCCCCAGCGTCTCGGCCCTGGAGTACCTGCTCGGCGCCGGGCCCGTACCGCGCGGACGCGCCCTGTGCGTGAACGTGGCGGCGGACGAGGACCTGGCGGCCTCGGGCGACACGGACTTCGAGTCGTACCGGCTGCCCGGGGCGGACGGCTGGCAGGTGACCGAGCTGTCCGGGCTCGCGGCGACACCCCACGCGGTGCTGAGCGCGTTCGAGGAGTGCGACCTGGCGTACGTCGCCTGCCACGGGTACGCCGGGGGCAGCGACCCCCGGGACGCGGCGCTGATCCTCTCCGACGGCCGGAGGCGCCCGAGCCGGGACCTGTCCACCGGTTCCCCGGACGCCCTGCCCTTCCTGCTGCGGGCCCGTGAACTCACCACGCCGCGCGGCCTGCCGGGCACGGTGGTCCTGCGGGCCTGTTCGGCGGGCTGGCAGGCCCCCGCCCACCGGGGCGAGGACTTCACGGGGCTGACCCGGTCCCTGTTCCGCGAGGGAACCAGGACGGTGGTGGCTCCCGTCTGGCGTGTGTACAGCCGCAGTTCGGCGGAGCTGCTGGACCTGTTCATCCGCAACCGCATGGCGGGGCTGCCGGTCTGGAAGGCCATGTGGCGGGCGCAGCAGAGCTTTCTGACCGACACCGAGCGGCCGTATCTTTCGCATCCGTACCACTGGGCGGGCTTCGTCCCGCTGGGAGACTGGAGATGA